TTCTCCATCGGGGTCCGAGGTCGTCATGACACTAGCGACGTCgagttttctctctttggcCCAAGAAGCCAGTtcatcgatgaagacgtcAAGCTTTTTAGCCTTTTCAAGTAAGTAATCAAAGTTTTGGACAACGCAGCTTATACCCAGCTTGAGACCTGCTTCTTCCCACTCCTTGTAGTCTTTGCGGAAGATGTCTTGAAAGCTAAGCTTCGAGATGTCCTCTTTGACGGCGGTGATTTCTTTGAAGAATTTGGTTTGGTGAAACTGAGTATGATGGTGGACTTTTGTGTGCAGATATTCTGCGGCGAGTATGTCTTTGGGTTTGACCTTGTGCTCTTCCTTTAGATCTAGAGTATCGATAAGAATAGGTGCCAAAGCAAGTTTAGCCAGGTTGTCGTCTTCAACAGCGGCATCTTCAGTTTCTAGCGGAGCAAAGGAGTCCCATGCCGCACGGGATTCTTCGATGATGAGACTCATGCAGCTTCCGCAGGGCTCGACGACTCGTGGCTTGACATCTGGGCTGGTGACgttctcatcaacatggtGGTCGATGCAACCGATGACTCGCGACTGGAATTTCTTCAGGTCACCCGTCAAGGCGTTGTGGTCTACCAGAAACCACTCTGTGTCTTCAGGCTTGAGATCAGGGAGTTCAGATAGTGTGAGGATGTCTGTAGGGGCCAATCCAGCTTCCTGCAGGACAGCGGTCATCTCAGTTCGCAGAACAAGATCGGACCGGGGAATGTTTGAGAGGGGAATGTGTAGAGTGTGGGGGGATGTGTTGGAGCGAATATACGCCAGCACTACGGCTGAGCAGAGTGAATCAAGGTCTTGAAATATGTTAGTGAGAGTCTATACTTGGATCAATTGTGGTGATGTGAAATGACACACCTGCGGATTCATTGCCAATCACCAAGGTGAGAGGACTTGATCTTTGAGCTGGGGGAGCTGTGAGAGCGGATCGGGCAGCGGCTAAGAAGCCCTTGAGGGGTAGTCTAGGTGGCATCTTTATAGTGTAGTTTATTAGATGTTGAGATTCGATATCTGGACTGCTTCTATTTGAGATGAGCTGAGGTCTGCAATTGCAAGGCTGAGCGTATGGCGGGGCATTTGCCTGGAGCTCTTATCGCGATATCAACCACTCCATTTTTTCATGCCGTGCAGCAGGTCATAAAATGTTTTAAGAATTTGGCCCTCACGACGTCATTCAATTAACTCATGCAGTCAGCTAAATAGCATACATACATCAtgttaattaaaaaaatcaTATTGTGAATTACAATGGCTTCTCATAGGCTCTCTAATACAAGATGAATGCCCATCGCTATCATGAATGACATCCATTACAAACAGAGACTTGGACCAGAATGAGGGGCCCCAGCAGTTTATCCAGGCTTTTAGTTTGTCTTCCAATTCTCAACCCTCGGAAGTAGCTCCGCTACAGTCGCCCCTAAACGCCGGGCATCCGTCCGCATACAGTATACGGACGGGGCAAAGCCGGCTCGATTTCCACCCGTCGATGCGCCCTATATGTCAACTATCGCATTCGCTCTCCTACAGGGCGGGATATCGACATTACTAATACAGCGCCGGTTCGCCTCCGATCCTAGCCGTATAACTTATACGAACAGCTCGAGCTCCAGAGAAACAATTGGATAAGCAAGAGGCAAAATGATGCACATTTCAAAGCCAATTGCAACTGCGTCACGATCGGTGCATGCTCTCTCTAGACAATCGCATTTAGTGACAAGACGCGGCTATATTCATTCCGTTGCTGCCCCTCATCGACTTCATCAACCCCTCTGCCCCTCATCCCTTTCCAGCTTACAACTGCTCTCAACAAAAAcaactcctccagcagcagcaacaacaccaaaactTCACTTCCGTAGAGACTTTTCCACCACCAAAATGGCTCCCATCCCAGCAACCATGAAGGCCGTCCAGATCGCCAAAAATGGCGGCCCCGAAGTCCTCGAATACAACGACATCCCTGTGCCTAAACCCTCCGCGGGCCAGATCCTAGTCAAGAACCACTTCGCCGGCGTCAACTACATCGACACCTACTTCCGCGCCGGCCTCTATCCCgcgcccttcttccccttgaCCATGGGCCGCGAGGCTTCAGGCGAGGTCGTGGCCGTCCACGACTCCGTCTCCAGGTTCGCGCCCGGAACCCGCGTCGCTTACATGGCCGGCGGAGAGTCTGCGACTTACGCCGAGTATACCGCCGTGGACGCCGAGAAGGTCGTGGCCATCCCCGAGGGTTTGTCCAGCGAGCACGCCGCGGCGATTTACCTGCAAGGGCTGACGGCCTGGACGTTTATTCGCGAGGCGGGCGAGGTCAAGGCCGGCCAGTGGACGCTGGTGCATGCTGCGGCGGGAGGCGTGGGCACGCTGTTGGTGCAGATGCTCAAGAGCGTTGGGGCCAAGATCATTGCGACGGCGAGCACGGATGAGAAGCTTgcgctggccaagaagcacgGTGCGGATTATCTCGTCAACTCCAACGATGACATTGTcagcaaggtcaaggagattACGGGCGGTCAcggcatcgacgccatcTTTGACGGTGTTGGCAAGGCGACGTTTGATGCCGATCTGCAGATGATTGCTCTCAAGGGCCACCTCATCTCATTCGGCAACGCTGTAAGTTTTCAATCCCATTGCTgaaacacaaagaaaaatggaaagaagaatgaaagaaaagaatgaaacaTAATGAGACAAAGGATGAACTAACAATGAATCTCCTCTCTAGTCTGGAGCTGTCCCCCCTGTCAACATCCTGCAGCTCGGCCCCAAAAACGTCAAGCTCATGAGACCCATCGTCAATGGCTACGTCTCTGAAAGAGCAGACCTTGAAAGGTACACGTCCGAGCTCTTTGACCttgtcatctccaagaagctAGAGGTCAACATCCACAACATCTACTCCCTCAAGGATGCCGCCCAGGCGCACATTGATCTAGAAAGCAGAAAGACAACGGGCAAGCTCCTGATCAAGATCAACTAGACGTCATTCACTTAgactataaataaaaaatcatTACAtgttttatttcttcttttggtatTTGTTCTCTTTCTATCGCCGAGAAATAACGCATCCATTGTCCAACATCCAATTTCGTAGATGACGCTCATTCTGACGAAAATACTAAATTTGATCATTCATGTCTATTTTTAAAAAGCATCACATCCAATTctgctctttttgtttcaatGCATTTTTCCAACGCTAATATATCCATTTGTTTTTACGCCTTCTTGATAGCAGCCAACAACTCCGCCGGCGGCTCCTGTCGGTATCCCTGGGGGTTGTTGCTGACCCACCGCCAGAGGTCCTCGCAGGCCTTCTCCATGGTGAGCTCAGTCTTCCACTGCAGCTCCtcgttggccagcttgggGTTGGCAGTCAGGTCCAAGACATCACCGGGTCTGCGGGCAACGACCTCGTACTTCAAGTCGCGGCCGACGACGTTGCTGAAAGCCTTGATGATCTCGAAGACGGTGCTGCCACGGCCGGAGCCCAGGTTCCAGGCCTTGACACCGGGCTGCTTGGAGCGGAGGTAGTTGAGGGCCTCCAAGTGGCCTCGAGCAAGATCCACGACGTGGATGTAGTCTCGGATGGCGGTTCCGTCGCGGGAGGGGTAGTCTGTAGAAGCATTAGAATGGGCCGAGAGAAATCATGGGTAAATGCTAGCACTCACCCTCGCCAAAGACCAGCAACTTCTCGCGCTGGCCAGTGGCAACCTGTCCCAGCAAGGGGAGCAGGTTGAAAGGAACGCCCTGAGGATCCTCGCCCATGATGCCGCTGGGGTGCGCACCGCAAGGGTTGAAGTAGCGCAGCAGGGCGCCGTTCCACTGCTGGAAGggcttgccctccttctccaggtTGGTGCGCTGGGCATTGACGTAGTCGGTGATGACGTCCTCAATCATGGACTTGGTGCGGCCGTAGGTGTTGGTCGGGCCAATGGGGCAGTGCTCGGGGATGGGGATCATGTCGGGGAATCGAGTGGCATCGCCGTAGAcggtggcggaggaggagaagacaatGTTGGTGACATTGTAGCGGGTCATGGACTGGAGGAGCGCAATGCTGCCGCCGACGTTGACGCGGTAGTACTCGAGAGGGATGATGGACGACTCTCCAACGGCCTGGAAATTGCTGTTGTTAGTtcttttgtccttgtcaCGGCTTCGTTTCGTCTGGTGTCGCATGGAATCAACTCGCCTTGAGCGCAGCAAAGTGGATGACGCTGTCGATGGCGGGGTGCTTGGCAAAGACCTCGTCCAGCGCCTTCTCATCGGTGATGTCGACCTGGTAAAAGTCGGGGCGGCGgccggccagcagctcgaTCCGGTCAATCGCAACCTTGGACGAGTTGTAGAGGCTGTCGACAATGACGACATCGTAGCCGGCGTCGAGCAGGGCCAGAGTCGTGAAGGAGCCGATGTAGCCCGTGCCACTGCGGATTGGGCGCAGAGAAGCGCATGTTAGTCCAAAGATCCAGtgcaaaagcaaaaacatcCCATCATGGCAAACGACGACGCTCGCCCAGCTCAACGCAAGTCGGCGCAATCAATCATCGAGAGAGCTGCGTGGGGCAGCGAGGGGCGATAAGCGCGCACATTTGCTGGGCTGGCGGAGCATcgcagagagcagagaatGGAGGGGGAGCCGTACCCGGTGATGAGAACAGTTCCGACAGCCATTGTGGTTGAGCGTCTGGATTGTAGGTGAGGAGTCGCggtagagaagaaaaggccagGCCGGTGTGAGTGTGACAGCGAGAGTGAGAGGGGGGAGCGGATTTTATTGCTACGGGCGACTAATAATGTTTGTGCTATGGGTGCGGATACGCCTCTTATTAACTGTCTTGATAGGCGCGGATCGACCTGGGAATAACTGGGATAGTGCCGATGCTGgtggcgctggagctggatcCGGCGCTGGAACTGGGACCGGTGACGATCTCGAGGTCCGACCGCTGAAATTACCAGAGATAGAGACGGAGGCTGAGCGTGAGATGCTGGACGAGTATACGAGTAGCtggagagagacggagacggagatgacGCCAGCAGCCGGGGGAGGGGCCGTGAAGCCATAGACAGTCTCTGGAGCGCCATGCTTCAGTTGGTTTTGCAGTGGAACGAGTCCATCCAAGCAGGGATGAACTGAAACTTAGAGCAGAAAGGGTCCCAGATTACTTTAGCCACCGCTGGGCTTCCAATGGATGGCTTAGCTTTCATCGTTTTCCACTGGTTGGCCAGCAAGTGATACGCCAGACGGTAATTAATTCCCTTTGGTGGGGTTATGCGAGACTTGACGGGTATTACAGCCAAACACGGTGGCTTTCGAGCGCTTCATGGACTTCTTAGCACCAAGACTAGCAGTTCTGGCCTCAGCTGTGTTCCTGGATTTACATGGTTCAAGCTCAAACTACCTGGACAGAATACGACACTGGCTCGTAACATTCCCTGCTGATTACATGATTATATTAAGATATATTAATTGCTCCCCTGTTGCTTGTGATGATGCACTTTTTCATTTCGTGATCAAATCATGGCCCTGGTTCAATTGCTCGGCATGATATGATGAGAGCCTTTGCTTAGGAAAATGACGGTGGGCGGTTGGCTGCAGATCAGTGGTGTTTGCAAAAGCTTGTGCTAAAGATGAAACGcgcatcaccatcaagaccCTTGTTGATCCTCACTGCACTTTGATCTGGgtattacgagtacagcatCTCCTTAACAAAAGATCGGCTACATATCCAAACTTTGTATATGTAtgtagtacgagtactctcCTGCATAATGCTTTGTTTGCATTGGTCTTATCGAGTTGTAAGTGCCTTTATCTCCGTTTTCAGCCCTGTTGATTCTTTGTGGTAGGTACATGCAAGTGTGTAGGTACTCGCTGAGACCCACGCTGCTGAGACATGATATCGCCAACAGTAACAAGGCTGTGCCGCACAGCTTCTGACAAAG
The sequence above is drawn from the Trichoderma breve strain T069 chromosome 5, whole genome shotgun sequence genome and encodes:
- a CDS encoding zinc-binding dehydrogenase domain-containing protein, coding for MKAVQIAKNGGPEVLEYNDIPVPKPSAGQILVKNHFAGVNYIDTYFRAGLYPAPFFPLTMGREASGEVVAVHDSVSRFAPGTRVAYMAGGESATYAEYTAVDAEKVVAIPEGLSSEHAAAIYLQGLTAWTFIREAGEVKAGQWTLVHAAAGGVGTLLVQMLKSVGAKIIATASTDEKLALAKKHGADYLVNSNDDIVSKVKEITGGHGIDAIFDGVGKATFDADLQMIALKGHLISFGNASGAVPPVNILQLGPKNVKLMRPIVNGYVSERADLERYTSELFDLVISKKLEVNIHNIYSLKDAAQAHIDLESRKTTGKLLIKIN
- a CDS encoding NAD dependent epimerase/dehydratase family domain-containing protein, yielding MAVGTVLITGGTGYIGSFTTLALLDAGYDVVIVDSLYNSSKVAIDRIELLAGRRPDFYQVDITDEKALDEVFAKHPAIDSVIHFAALKAVGESSIIPLEYYRVNVGGSIALLQSMTRYNVTNIVFSSSATVYGDATRFPDMIPIPEHCPIGPTNTYGRTKSMIEDVITDYVNAQRTNLEKEGKPFQQWNGALLRYFNPCGAHPSGIMGEDPQGVPFNLLPLLGQVATGQREKLLVFGEDYPSRDGTAIRDYIHVVDLARGHLEALNYLRSKQPGVKAWNLGSGRGSTVFEIIKAFSNVVGRDLKYEVVARRPGDVLDLTANPKLANEELQWKTELTMEKACEDLWRWVSNNPQGYRQEPPAELLAAIKKA
- a CDS encoding DHHA2 domain-containing protein, producing MPPRLPLKGFLAAARSALTAPPAQRSSPLTLVIGNESADLDSLCSAVVLAYIRSNTSPHTLHIPLSNIPRSDLVLRTEMTAVLQEAGLAPTDILTLSELPDLKPEDTEWFLVDHNALTGDLKKFQSRVIGCIDHHVDENVTSPDVKPRVVEPCGSCMSLIIEESRAAWDSFAPLETEDAAVEDDNLAKLALAPILIDTLDLKEEHKVKPKDILAAEYLHTKVHHHTQFHQTKFFKEITAVKEDISKLSFQDIFRKDYKEWEEAGLKLGISCVVQNFDYLLEKAKKLDVFIDELASWAKERKLDVASVMTTSDPDGEFQRHLLVWGITDKGVEAARNFPSVAKSLKLEQWKDGLLDGDDGKRKAWRQKDLSASRKQVAPLLRDALKSVDGPSQSQL